The nucleotide window TAATACGTATAAAAGCATAGTTTTAGTATTGTGAATATATGATTAAGTATTTGCATGTATAAAGTGTATAAAACATGTATTTACGATAGCTTGTAGGTAAAATAAGTGTGTGTTTTCATGAATGATGAACATGTATCAAGTATGTGAATAAATCGAATGAAAAACGTGTACGAATAATCAATGTATATAAAATGCTCAAGTTTTATTACGATCAAAGCCTCAGTTACGACGGTTGAAAATGAAATACGATTACAAGAGtatacaagtttccaaaaatagaaatacaagacaGACTTTCTAAATGAGGAAAGTTACAAAAAAACGAGGCGTTACACATTAGATATCCCATGCTTGGATcattgaaaatgtttaagaaagacttacatgataaAAACTTAAACACTAGATATCCCGTGCTTGGATTATGTACAAGACAATTGAATTGTGCGAAGTATAGTGTCAATGGCAGGAATGATAATTTAGTCTTTTCTCAAGTGAACTGATTTCCCCCTTGATTTTCTaacggctataactttttcattTGTTAAagagcatttcattctctttaattcgagcagcctattgctataattttcttaattttttacAGGATATGTGATTACACGTTCAATGTAAATCATtatgtgattacacattcaacataaatcattacgtgattacacattcaatataagTCCATTATGtaattacacattcaatatgatttgttataaatAATGTTATGtaattacacattcaatatgatttgttataaatAATGTTATTACAATTATTTTTATTACGTGATTACCTATTCAATAATAAAAACTTTATTGTTTGTGGTTTATTACGTGATTCAATCTCTAATATAGGGCACTATGTGGTTATTATTGATTGTTTGTGgtttattacgtgattaaatcTCTAATATAGAGCACTATGTGGTTATTATAGGTTGATTAACTAAGGTTTTGTATATAACTTATCCTTATTACATGATTAGACCTGAAATGTTAGGTATTCCATATGAAATATTAAGTATTACATATTTTGTttttacgtaattacgtaatcactCAGTGGGATTTCACataaatactataatgaaatcatgtaatcACAAAATGgctattcaaaatcacgtagtcacgtattaatacatagtcaactattgttacataattacgtaatcacttagtggggtttcacataaaatactataatgaaatcacgtaatgagtattcaaaatcacgtagtcacgtACCAGGTATTCAAAATCCTGTAAATTTTTATAGCAATAGTTTTCTCGAATAAGAAAGAATGAAATGTTCGGTATAATTGTATACTATTAATAGATGAATTCGATGAACAATAAGTTTTAAAGGTTCTTTATATGCGTAATAGATGAATTGAATGAAAATTGTATACTATTAATAGATGAATTCAATGAACAAACAGTAAGTTTTAAAGGTTCTTTATATGCGTAATAGATGAATTGAAAAGTAACTATATTTGTTTTAAAGGTTTTTTATATGTGTTGTTTAGTGGGTTTTTATATGTGTTATGTGGTTGTTTTATATATCTTATGTAATCTGCGTTTGTTTTTGCTCGATGTAATTCACGTGTCAGTATTTTTTGATCATATTAGCATTTTTTTTCCTCTATGAGTTGCTGTAACGAGTGTAGGTGATGTAACAAAACAAACCGATACCGATCAAATTCCCGCTATGTTGGTAtatttttggtgattttttttCTATTGGTTACTATATTTGTTTTAATGGGTTTTTATATGTGTTGTTTAGTGGGTTTTTATATGTGTTATGTGGTTCTTTTATATATCTTATGTAACTTGCGTTTGTTTTTGCTCGATGTAATTCAAGTGTCAGTATTTTTTGATCatatcaacattttttttttctctaTGAGTTGCTGTAACGAGTGTAGGTGGCATAACAAAACAAACCGATACCGTGTTGGTATATTTTTGGACATATCATGATTTTTTTCTATTGGCTACTATAACAAGTGTTAGTACCGTAGTTAAATGAACTAATACCCACCCATCACGCAACGCACGGATTTAATAACCTTAGTTCTTTTTAAATGCTAACGTTTGAAAATTAAAGGATGAATAAGTTAAAGTAAAAAAAGACCAGAATAccttttctttatttatttttcaattttcaatTGTTTCAACCTCAACCTCGTATTTACTAAAATGTCAGAGCTATTTGTAGTAGTATCTTGGGAGATCAATGCTTTTATTTCCCTCTTATCCTTCACACGATTCAATTGTCTTGTACAGAAACTTTTTCTCTACATAtccattaaaaaataaaaatgttataatTATCAGAAAAAGTAAAGTATATACAcgtaaaataaaatttaaaaaggaCGAAGATTTAGTATTGGATAAAATTTGAAATATGTAACCGAATCATCGATTTTACAGGGAGAGTATATCTAAAACTTCCCAACAAaacaatcacatcaaacacaaacacaaacacaacaacaacaactcaacCTGATAACCATGAGGAGATCGTTTGGGCCAAAACTGGGCGGCGGAGGGATGATGAAGTCGGTTCACACCACCATGAGGACCGGCATCGGTGGTGGCGCCTCCCAAGAATCATATTCACACGCCGCCACAAGAACCACCGGCAACCGTAACCACCAACCCATAAACACCACCCTTTCTCTTCACAGACCCTCATCACCGTGTTCGTACATCAACCACCCTCTACCCGACACCCCGGCTTTCACAACGTCATCTCCGCCCAACGGCGATGAGTTTGACTGGGAATACGTTGACGGCGGTAGCGACGGTGATAGCGTAAATGGGTTTTATGATGATTTTGTATTTGGTGGTGTTCCATCGGTGCAAGAAGTTAACCATGCAGTCACTTCTCTTCATGAGTAAGCAttcaatttttattattttataagtTCTGAtttacaccaaaaaaaaaaaaaaaataataatataacacTCCTACAGTCCTACTTTATATGTTTTTTTCACATATTTTGTTTGTGACAGGTATTGTTAATATAATTTTAGTTAGTTATTTTCTAGTATTTTCCCATAGAATTGTAACTAACAGACAGTGTGGCGGCTAATTTTGCGACCGCTTTGTGGCCGGATAATGGTGCAAACATGGTGCCCTGGGGCGGACGCACCCTTTGAAATCTTTTTAGTGTATTTTATAGGGCAAAATTCcgcccgcaccccttgaaaatttggttaaacccctcgtccgcaccccttgaaaatatttCCTGGGTCCGTCAATGATGGTGCAAGTGCAAATATGCAAATTTTGCATTTTCTAGGAGTGTAAAAAGGATTGACATTTTTATTGTTATGGTAGTTTAatgttttatgtattgacttgAGTTGGAGTTGATGAATGTCAGGGTTCTTGAACCGGTTTCCTTTGCCCAATTGATGAAGCACCAGGAAACATATCATACCGATGATGATGCCGGGCTGGAAAAGATTCTAAGTCCAACTGGATTCGAGTTAGACTGGCGTGAACCATCAATGCAACTATGTTACTCAACAAGTGCATTGCAAGTTCCTAGATCGGACAAAGTGTTTGATGCTTTCCATATGTTGCAAACCGATCCATCGGTTCAGGTATATACACTCTTGTTTAGTAGTGGGAGAGAAAAATATGAATCCGTCTTCTATGTTGTTAATATTTTCTTGGTTGTGAAATGGGGTCGcgacgcagcttgttgcccgtctaccttctgttttgatgtaacttgacaagttttttggtgaaatatatgatttataaaaaaagatataaaataaataaataaataaataaaaacttaaaTGACTTGTTGATTTGAGGCTGGATTGTGCTGCCATTAGGGAATTCGAGTTCCTTTTTTTCCAATTTGTGATCttgttgttttggttttaatttcCATGGTGCAGAGAATGGTGATATCCTTGTCATCAGACAAAGCCGTTTGGGACGCGGTTATGAACAATGAGGTGGTGCGCGAGCTTCGTGAATCCATCAGTGAAGGTTCGTTCGCATGTgttcaagttttaaaagattgACTACTTGAACTATATAGTGTTTTCTCATTTTTGTTCCTTGTTTTTTTGAATTCTAAGAGCTTTTGGTAACAGATAAAAGCATTTATGATGGATCAGAGGGTGGTGTTGATGACTCAAATCCTGTTACACAAGTTCTGTGTTGGATCTTTGCCAATACAAAGGATAAAGTTATTGAAATAGTCGAGAAAATAACAAAGGTTGTGAATGAGTTGCTTCGGCCCACAAGCATGGACGAGAAGCCGAAGAGAGATGCCAACGTAGGCCTTGACTCATTTGACGAGAAGCTTAGAAGCTCTTTCTTTCTTTCCATTGTGGTACTCTTGATTGTAGTTGTGAGTCGATCCGGTAAGCAGCGTTGATCATATGATTTGTCTCTGTGGGCCGGACCCACGTGTATTGAACATGATCTTTGTTATGAGTTAAGACGTATAAGCGTCGATCAGTCTTGAGTCAGTCAGATCCAAGGATCTCGATCTTGATCATGCTTATGTGCTTGACCCACAATTTTGATAGATCATGATTTTACTTGGTCATAGGTCCGGCTCATACGATACAAAAATTTGCTGACATGCCAACaatattacttttttttttttctggatTTTATGCCTATGGGACAATATTTGTTTTAGGATATATTGTGTTTTGAATGTTTTCGGACAACAAGAAGGTTGTgatgaatgatatgatcatgttGCATTGGTTTTGTTGGAAATTCTATACATCCATGTAGGAAAAGGGGTTCTTTTATATGTATTGGTTTTATGTTATATGAGTTGAATATTAGATAACTGAAACGAAATAAACACAAGACCAATTGTTTATTGTTAGAACAAAGCATTCTTTAACAAAATGGGCTATAAACTAGGCACATGTAGTGAACATCTTCACATCACTTGCGATGATGGTTTTCATTGAGTTAACGAACTCATGTTTAGAGGAATTGAATacaaaactatacaaaaattgACGAACTCATATTTAGAGCGACTTGATAAAAGATAGTAGAACAGGAAAATGACCAACTTAAAACAAATTAGGGCGACTTCACAAAATAGTAGAACAGGAAAAGGACCAACTTAAAACGAATATAACTAATGAATTGTTTGGCTATGCCCACTTGGGCACATACCCAACCATTATTACCTTTAACCAACTTTCTGCAAGTTTACCGATTAAGATTTACCATGTGTTTTTTTAACGGCCACGAGTAAAAGTCCGGCTACCCGGGGTAACCCAATGACAAAAGGCGACCCATACATCCGTAATCGCAAACATGATTGTAAGAAAAAACCGCATGAATAATGGAACAAAAATTCATTAAATTTGTTATAAACCAGAAAAGAAATCCAGACTATCACTCGATGATTATTGAACTTTATTGAAGAATATGAGAATGATTACAAAGGAAATTGAAAACTTGATTCAACTAAACCCTAAGACAACTATTTATCCCCAATTACAACCCACTGTCATTAACAAACTGTTAACAAACTATTAACTCTCCTAAACCTCCTAAACCTCACACTTTCATTATTAGCAATAACAGTCCCTGTATTATCAGTAACTAAGGAAATATAACAAATGCTGACCATCATTGACCTTTGACTCCACTTCTTAACAATCTCCACCTTGGATCAAATGTCAACCTATTCCCAGCAACTCCAAACAATTCAAAAATTTCCCAACTAACAAAGGTTTCGTTAACATGTCTGCCCCATTATCATCTGTGCCAATCTGCTCAACACAAACTTCACCAGAATTAACAACTTCTCGAATGAAATGTAGCCTGACATTTATGTGTTTAGTCCTTTCATGAAACACACTATTTTTTGAAAGCTGAACAGCACCCTGATTGTCACAGTATACAACTGATCTATCAACTTTAAGTCCAAGTTCTGACACCAACCCTTTTAACCATAGACTTTCCTTGATACCTTCGGTCAAAGCAATATATTCTGCTTCTGTACTTGATAAAGCTACTACATGCTGCAGAGCAGCTTTCCAGCTTACTACACTTCCAAGTACTTTGAATACATACCCTGATATTGACCTCCCCTTATCTTTATCTTTAGCATAATCAGAGTCTGTATACCCCACAACCACATTCTGCTCTCCTTTATTACCATCAAATACCAAACCAACATCAAGAGTTCCACTCAAATATCTCAATAACCACTTTGCAGCCTCCCAGTGTAATTTCCCTGGATTTGACAAATATCTATTCACCATACTCACACCATACCCTATGTCAGGCCTAGTACACACCATTAGATACATTAAGCTACCAACAGTACTAGCATAAGGTACCTTATTCATATAATCTCTTTCATCATCAGTCTTTGGAGAATCCTGATTAGATAACTTGAAATGTGGTGCAAGTGGTGTAGTTACAGCTTTGCAGCCTTCCATACCAAAGTTTTTGAGTATTTTCTAAATATAAGATTTTTGAGATAGTTTAATTACCTTTATTTCTCTATCTCTGATGATTTCCATCCCTAGGATTTTCTTAGCATCACCAAGTTCCTTCATTTCGAACTCCTTCTTGAGCAATGACTTTGTTGCTATGATTTGTTGTTTGTCTTTGTAGGCTaaaagcatatcatctacatacaGTAAAAGATACACAAACTGACCTTCTTCATACTCTTTATAATATACACAAGGATCATAACAACTTCTAGAAAAACCAACACTGGAGATCATGTAATCATTAAATCTTTTAAACCATTGTCTGGGTGCTTGTTTAAGCCCATACAGTGATTTTTGCAACAAGCATACCATATTCTCCTTTCCCTTTTCTTCATAACCCAATGGTTGTTGCATATAGATCTTCTCATCTAAGTTGCCATGCAAAAATGCTGTTTTTACATCCAACTGTTCCAGTTCCATATCCATATAGGCAGTaaatgacaataatacccttATGGATGTGTGTTTAACAACTGGAGAGAAAATTTCAGTATAATCCATACCTTCTCTTTGAGTGAACCCCTTAGCCACTAACCTGGCTTTAAATCTTGGTTTCTCAACACCTTCAATCCCTTCTTTCAACTTGTATATCCATTTGCAAGGTATAACTTTTTGACCCTTAGGTTTTTCTACCAAAACCCAAGTTTTGTTTTGTTGCAGAGATCTCATTTCACCATCCATTGCCTCTTTCCATCTTTCTTTATTACTTGACATCACAGCTTCATGAAACGTTATTGGTTCAGTTGTGCTTTCAATTTCAGCAGCCATAAAGACTACTGCTGACACATCTTCTTGTTCTCTGAACCTTATAGGCCTCTGAATTTCCCTTCTAGCTCTATCCCTGGCCAACTGATAATCAGGAAAATCAGTATGACCAGAACTAGTATCTTCAGACTGATTTACCTCCTGGTTCATAGAATCCCTTTGCTCCACCTCAATTTTGACACTTGGATCTATAGAACTGATCTTAGACCCTACAACATCTTTATACAAGATCTCTTCTTTAAAAGC belongs to Helianthus annuus cultivar XRQ/B chromosome 5, HanXRQr2.0-SUNRISE, whole genome shotgun sequence and includes:
- the LOC110940664 gene encoding uncharacterized protein LOC110940664 isoform X2, producing the protein MRRSFGPKLGGGGMMKSVHTTMRTGIGGGASQESYSHAATRTTGNRNHQPINTTLSLHRPSSPCSYINHPLPDTPAFTTSSPPNGDEFDWEYVDGGSDGDSVNGFYDDFVFGGVPSVQEVNHAVTSLHEVLEPVSFAQLMKHQETYHTDDDAGLEKILSPTGFELDWREPSMQLCYSTSALQVPRSDKVFDAFHMLQTDPSVQRMVISLSSDKAVWDAVMNNEVVRELRESISEDKSIYDGSEGGVDDSNPVTQVLCWIFANTKDKVIEIVEKITKVVNELLRPTSMDEKPKRDANVGLDSFDEKLRSSFFLSIVVLLIVVVSRSGKQR
- the LOC110940664 gene encoding uncharacterized protein LOC110940664 isoform X1, with product MRRSFGPKLGGGGMMKSVHTTMRTGIGGGASQESYSHAATRTTGNRNHQPINTTLSLHRPSSPCSYINHPLPDTPAFTTSSPPNGDEFDWEYVDGGSDGDSVNGFYDDFVFGGVPSVQEVNHAVTSLHEVLEPVSFAQLMKHQETYHTDDDAGLEKILSPTGFELDWREPSMQLCYSTSALQVPRSDKVFDAFHMLQTDPSVQRMVISLSSDKAVWDAVMNNEVVRELRESISEELLVTDKSIYDGSEGGVDDSNPVTQVLCWIFANTKDKVIEIVEKITKVVNELLRPTSMDEKPKRDANVGLDSFDEKLRSSFFLSIVVLLIVVVSRSGKQR